The following proteins are co-located in the Lacticaseibacillus paracasei subsp. paracasei genome:
- a CDS encoding MBL fold metallo-hydrolase, whose translation MLIVGEDFGMRVSVLASSSSGNATYIETPGHKVLVDAGLSGKKIETLMQSIGRDLTDVDSVFITHEHSDHVRGVGVLARRYPKLSVYANAKTFAALPKSVGKIPEDQLRLFDMGATLTLGDLDVESFGVSHDAAAPQFYQFHHDGKTFTILTDTGYVSDRVAGTIRDADAYVMECNHDLEMLRTGPYPWPLKQRILGDQGHLSNEDGADALMDVIGLRTKRIYLGHLSPHNNNKPLAHLTVASLLAQQGLAVDHDFRIYDTDPAVADPLFVV comes from the coding sequence ATGTTGATCGTGGGCGAAGATTTTGGGATGCGTGTCAGTGTCCTTGCTAGCAGCAGTTCAGGCAACGCAACCTATATTGAAACGCCGGGTCATAAGGTGCTGGTCGACGCCGGCTTGTCCGGCAAAAAGATCGAGACGCTGATGCAAAGCATCGGGCGCGACCTGACAGATGTCGATAGTGTCTTCATCACCCATGAACACAGTGATCATGTCCGTGGTGTCGGTGTTTTAGCACGACGTTATCCGAAACTGAGTGTGTATGCGAATGCAAAAACCTTTGCGGCACTGCCCAAAAGTGTTGGCAAAATTCCAGAAGACCAATTGCGGCTTTTTGACATGGGCGCAACGTTGACATTAGGTGATTTGGATGTTGAGAGTTTCGGCGTTTCACACGATGCTGCGGCGCCGCAGTTCTATCAGTTCCATCATGACGGGAAAACCTTCACGATTCTAACGGATACAGGGTATGTTTCTGACCGTGTTGCAGGTACCATTCGTGATGCAGATGCCTATGTCATGGAATGTAACCATGATCTTGAGATGTTACGAACGGGGCCTTATCCATGGCCACTAAAACAGCGTATTTTAGGCGACCAAGGCCATCTTTCCAATGAGGACGGCGCTGATGCCTTGATGGATGTTATCGGGCTGCGAACCAAGCGCATTTATTTAGGACACCTTTCTCCGCACAACAATAATAAACCACTCGCACACCTAACCGTCGCTTCACTATTAGCTCAACAAGGCCTAGCCGTCGATCACGACTTTCG
- a CDS encoding two-component system regulatory protein YycI — protein MDFRRIEWIFLVVFVGLNIFLGISFFQAQQVDLATTKSGDAATITDITRDQIKLPHLSKQTPEGDYLASQANTALSAAHSKLVKQRVSISEGDYQELQASLDTPITLKKSQQIRQLTTFVKDSIYHGSEYEYAAALSSDERVVFAQHPKAGLIYDRRAAVTLHVVDDRLVSYSQTYLAKLSVLRDRLNLMSEQDAVITLYRDNDIPNNSAIVSTKLAYSYLLDAKGSTVYVPAWYIGVKNRATGNVTVKRVNAITRTVMKNRNDN, from the coding sequence GTGGATTTTCGACGCATTGAATGGATTTTTCTAGTCGTGTTTGTTGGTCTGAATATTTTCTTAGGCATTAGCTTTTTTCAGGCGCAGCAGGTCGATTTGGCAACAACCAAAAGTGGAGATGCCGCCACGATCACCGACATTACGCGTGACCAGATTAAGCTGCCGCATTTGAGCAAGCAAACACCAGAAGGCGATTATCTTGCAAGTCAGGCGAACACAGCGTTAAGTGCTGCGCACAGCAAGTTGGTGAAGCAACGGGTCAGCATCAGTGAAGGCGATTACCAAGAGTTGCAGGCAAGCTTAGACACGCCGATCACTTTGAAAAAGAGTCAGCAAATACGCCAACTGACGACATTTGTGAAAGACAGTATTTACCATGGCAGCGAATACGAATATGCGGCGGCGCTTTCCAGTGATGAACGTGTTGTCTTTGCTCAGCACCCCAAGGCTGGCTTGATCTATGATCGGCGGGCTGCAGTGACCTTGCATGTAGTTGACGATCGGTTGGTCAGTTATAGCCAAACTTACCTTGCAAAGTTAAGTGTTTTGCGCGACCGCTTAAATTTAATGAGTGAACAGGATGCGGTGATTACGTTGTATCGAGATAACGATATTCCGAACAATTCCGCGATTGTATCTACTAAATTGGCCTATAGTTACTTGTTAGATGCAAAGGGGAGCACGGTTTACGTGCCAGCGTGGTATATCGGTGTTAAAAACCGTGCAACCGGCAATGTGACGGTTAAACGCGTGAATGCCATTACCCGAACCGTTATGAAGAATCGTAATGACAATTAG
- a CDS encoding YycH family regulatory protein — protein sequence MKLSNWILRISLIAMVILSFIFTSLIWRNPSRQERRSTSSMQVTTENDPNVKKMEATVYLPSRVYYTHGDQKQMLFQANASMGSRVHQEMASWHMQQIKTIGKVSQNNYENFLTQNGSLQLVYQDVMSFNHFERWFFNKQPNLKSADFHFNRILFDLDGSGNKLIFINDATRTVYEAKMANVTTNKLRDAVAKQATGAFPVEERRLGNSEVAFFTRPIKLQPYAYLMDQQSANYYVSLLMPSKTASNVDSREIGDSTLYTAGSTRRMTADSSTGAIEFENYAANFPSTGLANFFHATFEGLSDLQMTNLASMRYFQYDASRSAVIYKTFVQGFPIFNGYQKGDVTVRYTQTSEEINFSNTNLTVPIPTDQAAQTLPATATILSQLEAAGYRANQITDILIGYQWTGSSNDQQVVDLQPTYYIEMKGEYRDYQSWINHQTDQQANAASEQTAASTATPSNDAASASVSTSGSSQSQ from the coding sequence ATGAAGCTTAGTAATTGGATCTTAAGAATCAGCCTGATCGCCATGGTGATCTTGAGTTTTATTTTCACATCCTTAATTTGGCGTAATCCATCGCGTCAGGAACGGCGCAGCACTTCAAGCATGCAGGTCACAACTGAAAATGATCCCAATGTTAAAAAGATGGAAGCAACGGTTTATCTTCCTAGTCGCGTGTACTACACGCATGGCGACCAGAAGCAAATGCTCTTTCAGGCAAATGCCAGTATGGGATCACGTGTCCATCAAGAGATGGCAAGTTGGCATATGCAACAGATCAAAACCATTGGAAAAGTTTCGCAGAATAACTATGAGAACTTTTTGACTCAAAATGGCAGTCTGCAATTAGTTTACCAAGACGTGATGAGTTTTAATCATTTTGAGCGATGGTTCTTTAACAAGCAGCCTAATCTAAAATCAGCTGATTTTCATTTTAACCGGATCCTGTTTGATTTAGATGGATCAGGCAATAAACTGATTTTTATCAATGACGCGACAAGAACGGTTTACGAGGCCAAAATGGCTAACGTTACAACCAACAAGTTACGCGATGCGGTGGCTAAACAGGCTACAGGGGCCTTTCCGGTCGAGGAGAGACGCTTGGGCAATAGCGAAGTCGCTTTCTTCACCCGTCCAATTAAGTTGCAGCCATATGCCTATCTGATGGATCAACAGAGTGCTAATTACTATGTTTCGCTGTTAATGCCATCGAAAACCGCCAGCAACGTGGATTCACGAGAAATTGGCGATAGTACGTTATACACCGCCGGATCAACTCGGCGGATGACAGCTGATTCATCCACTGGGGCAATCGAGTTTGAAAATTATGCGGCCAATTTTCCTAGTACTGGGTTAGCTAATTTCTTCCATGCGACGTTTGAAGGGCTTAGTGATTTGCAGATGACCAATCTGGCCAGCATGCGTTATTTTCAATATGACGCAAGTCGCAGTGCTGTTATCTATAAGACCTTTGTTCAGGGCTTTCCGATTTTTAATGGCTATCAAAAAGGGGATGTTACGGTGCGCTATACCCAGACATCTGAAGAGATTAATTTCTCAAACACCAATTTGACCGTCCCGATCCCAACCGATCAAGCTGCCCAGACCTTGCCAGCAACTGCGACGATCCTGAGTCAATTAGAAGCCGCTGGCTATCGCGCTAATCAAATTACGGATATTTTGATTGGCTATCAATGGACGGGCAGCAGCAATGATCAACAAGTGGTCGATTTGCAGCCGACGTATTATATTGAGATGAAAGGCGAATACCGCGATTATCAGAGTTGGATCAATCACCAAACAGATCAGCAGGCTAATGCTGCTAGTGAACAAACAGCTGCCAGCACGGCTACACCGAGTAATGATGCAGCAAGCGCGAGTGTCAGCACATCAGGTTCAAGTCAGTCGCAATAA